The Musa acuminata AAA Group cultivar baxijiao chromosome BXJ1-3, Cavendish_Baxijiao_AAA, whole genome shotgun sequence genome window below encodes:
- the LOC135615840 gene encoding protein-tyrosine-phosphatase PTP1-like has protein sequence MDREKSETEAAGNCTGRSRGARTPVMATAASSSSSANFNPGDLCSDPPPPLRLSREQHELCSEALAFLKRRLRTPAKIAQAFDRLQEMGLTKDEMMRKCSVALRDANLGKNRYMDVLPFDNNRIILDSTKGNTSSANGYINASFIGIGTGEKVSRFIATQGPLPETSGDFWEMVFQHRCPVIVMLTLVDNPKMMRKCADYFQADDGLRGFGKISVETKYTRICASSLVLRCLEVKHKELVKPTLPVLHIQYPEWPDHGVPADTASVREILKRIYHVPPSIGPIVVHCSAGIGRTGAYCTIHNTIQRVLVGDMSSLDLVRTVAEFRSQRIGMVQTVEQYFFCYAAIVDELEELVSKSKY, from the exons ATGGATCGGGAGAAAAGCGAGACCGAGGCGGCAGGGAACTGCACGGGCCGCAGCCGCGGGGCTCGCACGCCGGTGATGGCCACagccgcttcctcctcctcctccgccaatTTCAACCCCGGGGATCTCTGCTCGGATCCACCGCCGCCGCTTCGCCTCTCGCGCGAACAGCACGAGCTTTGTTCCGAAGCCCTAGCTTTCCTCAAGAGGAGGCTCAGAACCCCAGCCAAAATCGCCCAGGCGTTCGATCGCCTCCAG GAGATGGGGCTAACGAAGGATGAGATGATGAGAAAGTGTTCGGTGGCTCTGCGAGATGCAAATTTGGGGAAAAATCGCTACATGGATGTCCTCCCAT tTGATAATAACAGGATTATTCTTGACTCTACAAAAGGCAACACCTCCTCGGCGAATGGTTACATTAATGCGAGCTTTATTGGG ATtggtacgggtgagaaagtttcacgGTTTATTGCTACACAAGGTCCGCTTCCTGAGACCTCTGGAGATTTCTGGGAGATGGTATTCCAACACCGTTGTCCTGTGATCGTGATGCTAACTCTTGTTGATAACCCCAAG ATGatgaggaaatgtgcagattattTTCAAGCAGATGATGGTCTTAGAGGATTTGGAAAAATCAGTGTTGAGACAAAATATACAAGAATCTGTGCTTCTTCATTAGTGCTGCGATGCTTGGAAGTGAAGCATAAAGAG CTGGTGAAGCCAACTCTTCCTGTTCTCCATATCCAGTACCCTGAATGGCCTGATCATGGGGTGCCTGCAGATACTGCATCAGTGCGAGAAATTTTAAAAAGGATATATCACGTTCCACCCAGTATTGGTCCTATTGTTGTGCATTGCAG TGCAGGGATTGGAAGAACTGGTGCATACTGTACCATTCACAACACGATCCAAAGGGTTCTTGTTGGTGATATGTCTTCTTTAGATCTTGTGAGAACTGTTGCAGAGTTCAGATCCCAACGGATTGGGATGGTTCAGACAGTG GAACAATACTTCTTCTGCTATGCTGCAATTGTGGACGAACTAGAGGAACTTGTCTCGAAATCCAAATACTAG
- the LOC135615845 gene encoding protein PSK SIMULATOR 1-like: MLGSSMISLKSGSSFMKGVTTKGEKISILAFEVANSVVKGANLMQSLSRENIKHLKEVVLPSEGVLCMVSNDMDELLQIAAADKREELKVFVDEVVRFGNRCKDPQWHNLDRCFAKFDSELTPKKQMRERALGAMQYLMTLVRYTADLYHEMYDLGRSEKEYQRRLQDKIELPVQRGDSHLILREELKSQHKNVKFLKKKSFWSKSLEQVMAKLMVIVHFLYLEIHATFQLADGDKHVGVSNVHQRLGQAGLALHYANVITQIVALVSQSSSVPPSTRHSLYQGLPPSVKSALRSKLQFFQFKEELTVPQIKCEMEKTLHWLFPLAINTIRAHQGFGWVGEWAKTRIELNQIAAAQTGVVKIETLYHADKAKTETYILDLVVWLHHLTVRCRPGNAGFNPPVKSPSCSPATKRSSISSPVIKPIGSLSKITSVDQEMLRDVNLKKPTPGIRKSQEFGTCGPTTSKQKISSSHSTTREYKEFSPTTVVSFDINRKRALRIPERVDRSTNLRSP, from the exons ATGCTTGGTAGTAGCATGATAAGTTTGAAATCTGGTAGCAGCTTCATGAAGGGGGTCACAACAAAAGGGGAAAAAATCTCTATATTGGCTTTCGAGGTGGCCAATTCAGTAGTTAAAGGTGCTAATCTCATGCAATCACTTTCAAGGgaaaacataaagcatttaaAAGAAGTGGTGCTTCCATCAGAAGGTGTGCTATGCATGGTCTCGAATGATATGGATGAGTTATTGCAAATTGCTGCAGCTGATAAGAG AGAAGAGCTTAAAGTATTTGTTGATGAGGTTGTTCGATTTGGTAACCGATGCAAAGATCCTCAATGGCACAACCTAGACCGCTGTTTTGCCAA ATTTGATTCAGAACTTACACCTAAGAAGCAAATGAGAGAAAGAGCACTAGGGGCGATGCAGTATTTGATGACATTGGTTCGGTATACAGCT GACCTGTACCATGAGATGTATGACTTGGGTAGATCGGAGAAAGAATATCAACGGAGACTTCAGGACAAGATTGAACTTCCAGTTCAAAGAG GGGACAGCCATCTGATTCTAAGGGAAGAACTGAAGAGCCAACATAAGAATGTAAAATTCTTAAAGAAAAAGTCATTTTGGTCCAAGAGTTTGGAACAG GTCATGGCAAAACTCATGGTGATTGTTCACTTTTTGTATTTGGAGATTCATGCTACCTTTCAGCTTGCTG ATGGAGATAAACATGTTGGAGTTTCCAATGTTCATCAGAGATTAGGACAGGCCGGCCTTGCATTGCACTATGCAAATGTCATAACCCAAATTGTCGCACTT GTTTCACAATCGAGTTCTGTGCCTCCAAGCACAAGACACTCATTGTACCAAGGATTGCCACCCAGCGTGAAATCTGCTTTACGTTCTAAGTTGCAATTTTTTCAGTTCAAGGAAGAG CTAACAGTTCCTCAAATCAAATGTGAGATGGAGAAAACTTTGCATTGGCTTTTTCCACTTGCAATCAATACAATCAG AGCAcaccaaggctttggttgggttgGTGAATGGGCAAAAACAAG GATCGAATTGAATCAGATTGCTGCTGCGCAAACTGGTGTAGTCAAGATTGAGACACTCTACCATGCAGACAAGGCAAAGACCGAAACATACATACTAGACTTGGTGGTGTGGCTTCACCACCTTACGGTTCGGTGTAGGCCTGGCAATGCTGGCTTTAATCCCCCTGTTAAATCGCCTAGTTGTTCTCCTGCAACAAAGAGATCATCAATCTCTTCACCAGTGATCAAACCAATCGGTTCTCTATCTAAAATTACCTCAGTAGACCAAGAGATGTTGCGAGATGTCAACTTGAAGAAACCAACTCCAGGGATCCGCAAAAGCCAGGAATTTGGCACTTGCGGACCAACAACTAGCAAGCAGAAGATAAGCAGTAGTCACTCCACAACAAGGGAGTACAAAGAGTTTTCGCCTACGACTGTTGTCAGTTTCGACATCAACAGGAAGAGAGCATTAAGAATACCTGAAAGAGTGGACCGAAGTACCAACTTACGATCTCCGTAA
- the LOC135615839 gene encoding transmembrane 9 superfamily member 1-like, producing MLSGARSRPSLSAAFLVVLAVSAFASESDHKYQAEEPVTLWVNKVGPYNNPQETYNYHSLPFCQLSENPARKWSGLGEVLGGNELIDSQFQIKFQRNVDRGSICTIELDATKVKQFADAIENSYWFEFFIDDLPMWGFVGETDKNNKDKRYLFTHKNIIIQHNEYQIIHVNLTQESPKLLEAGKRLDMTYSVKWLPTNVTFARRFEVYLDYPFFEHQIHWFSIFNSFMMVIFLTGLVSMILMRTLRNDYAKYAREDDDLETLERDVSEESGWKLVHGDVFRPARTLVLLSSLIGTGAQLAMLVLLVILLAIIGTLYIGRGSITTTFIVCYALTSFISGYVSGGLYSRNGGKHWIKSMIVTASLFPFMCFGIGFILNTIAIFYGSLAAIPFGTIVVVFILWAFISFPLALLGTVVGRNWSGSPNNPCRVKTIPRPIPEKKWYLTPSVVSLMGGLLPFGSIFIEMYFVFTSFWNYKVYYVYGFMLLVFLILIIVTICVTIVGTYFLLNAENYHWQWTSFFSAASTAVYVFLYSIYYYYVKTKMSGFFQTSFYFGYTLMFCLGLGILCGAVGYLGSTLFVRRIYRNIKCD from the exons ATGCTTTCCGGCGCCAGATCTCGCCCTTCCCTCTCCGCTGCCTTCCTCGTAGTCCTCGCGGTCTCCGCTTTCGCCTCCGAGTCCGACCACAAG TACCAAGCTGAAGAACCAGTTACACTCTGGGTAAACAAGGTTGGCCCTTACAATAACCCTCAGGAGACATATAATTATCACAGTCTTCCATTCTGTCAACTATCTGAGAATCCTGCACGTAAGTGGAGCGGGCTAGGGGAGGTCCTAGGTGGAAATGAACTTATTGACAGCCAGTTCcagataaaatttcaaa GAAATGTTGACAGAGGTTCCATTTGTACGATTGAACTTGATGCCACAAAAGTGAAGCAATTTGCTGATGCTATAGAGAACTCATATTGGTTTGAGTTCTTCATAG ATGACTTGCCTATGTGGG gtTTTGTTGGAGAGACTGACAAAAACAACAAAGATAAACGTTATCTTTTCACACATAAAAATATCATCATCCAACATAATGAGTATCAG ATTATTCATGTCAATCTCACTCAAGAAAGTCCTAAACTTTTGGAGGCAGGAAAAAGATTAGATATGACATATTCAGTCAAATGGCTGCcgacaaatgttacatttgctcgCCGGTTTGAGGTTTACTTGGATTACCCTTTCTTTGAGCACCAG ATTCACTGGTTCTCTATCTTCAATTCATTCATGATGGTTATTTTCCTCACTGGCCTGGTATCTATGATATTGATGAGAACTCTCAGAAATGATTATGCAAAATATGCTCGTGAAGATGATGATCTTGAGACTCTG GAAAGAGATGTGAGTGAAGAATCTGGATGGAAACTTGTTCATGGGGATGTCTTTCGGCCTGCCCGTACTTTGGTTCTTCTTTCATCTCTTATTGGTACTGGTGCCCAGTTGGCAATGCTTGTACTCCTGGTAATTTTGTTGGCGATTATTGGAACATTATACATTGG GCGAGGATCTATCACTACAACTTTCATAGTCTGCTATGCTCTTACCTCGTTCATTTCAGGCTATGTCAGTGGTGGACTTTACTCACGTAATGGTG GTAAACATTGGATAAAGTCTATGATCGTCACAGCATCATTGTTTCCATTTATGTGCTTTGGGATTGGCTTCATACTTAACACAATTGCTATATTCTATGGATCACTAGCAGCTATTCCGTTTGGGACGATTGTTGTTGTGTTCATATTATGGGCTTTCATCTCATTTCCACTAGCACTTTTAGGCACCGTTGTGGGTAGGAACTGGAGTGGTTCGCCAAACAATCCATGCCGTGTAAAGACCATTCCTCGTCCTATCCCTGAGAAGAAATGGTATCTTACACCTTCTGTTGTCTCACTAATGGGAGGACTGCTTCCATTTGGTAGCATCTTCATTGAGATGTATTTTGTCTTCACATCATTCTGGAATTACAAG GTATATTATGTGTACGGCTTTATGTTACTGGTCTTCCTGATCCTCATAATTGTCACCATTTGTGTGACTATAGTGGGTACATATTTCTTGCTTAATGCTGAGAACTATCACTGGCAGTGGACTTCATTCTTTTCTGCTGCTTCAACTGCCGTCTATGTTTTCCTTTACTCTATATATTACTACTATGTGAAGACCAAGATGTCAGGCTTTTTCCAGACTAGCTTCTACTTTGGCTACACTTTAATGTTTTGTCTGGGATTAGGGATACTTTGTG GTGCTGTGGGTTATCTCGGTTCTACTTTATTTGTGAGAAGGATTTACAGAAACATAAAATGTGACTAG